The window TCACGCAACCCGAGGTAAGCTCGCGCAACCCGAGGCAAGCTCGTGCAACCCGGGGTAAGGTCGCGCAACCCGAGGCAAGCTCGCGCAACCCGAGGTAAAGTCGCGCAACGCGGGGACAACTCGGCGACAAGGGGGCAGCGCACCGCGCCGGGGCGGGGCGGGTCAGGCGCCGGAGGCGAGCAGCGCGCGCAGCCCCGACTCGAGCGCGGCGAGCTCGCCGGGCGGCATCCCGGCCGCGAGCTCGCGCTGCACCTGCTCGACGAGCGGACCGAGGCGCCGGCGCTCGGCGAGGCCCTCGCCGGTGAGCGTCACGACGTTGCGGCGAGCATCGCCCGACGAACGGCGGCGGGTGAGCAGTCCGCGCCGTTCCATCCGCGCGAGCAGATCGGCCACCGTCGACCGGTCGAGATCGACCTCGTCGCACAATTCGCGCTGACTCGCCTCACCGAGACGATCGAGCACCGCGAGAATCGCGTACTGCACGCTCGTGGTCTCGGTCGAGGCCACGCGCGCCCAGGTGGCGACATGCCGCTGCTGCGCACGGCGGATGAGGTAGCCCAGGTGACGCTGTGGCTCGGCGGCGAAAGCCTCGTCGATGCCCGCTTCGCCGGCCGCGGCATCCATCATTCAGCCTCCACCGGCAGCAGGAACCCGCCGAAGAAGTCCGTCAGCTCGTCCCGTGCGTCCAGCGGCAGCACATGCGCCACATACTGATCCGGCCGCACGATCACGACGGCGCCACGATCAGAGATGCCGCGCGCGGCGAAGATGTCGGCGTCGGCGCCGACGGCCCACACCTTCTCCCAGTCCTGCAGGCCCAGCGACCCCGAGCGCGGCAGCAGGATCTCGGGCAGTTCCCCGAGATCGACGTCGTGGTGATCGGCATGAAAGACCGCGCGCACGTCGATCACGCTGTCGATGTCGGCGGATGCCGCAGTGAAGCGCGCGATCGGCGACTGTGCGGCATCCGTCAGCCACTGCGCGAGCTCGCGCAAAGCAGAGCCGTCGGCGTCGCCGAAGGCGTAGAGGCGCCAGCGTCCGTCAGCGCGGTGCACATGCCCGAGCTCGCCGCGGTACGCGTCGGCCACCCGTACGGCCGGCGACGAGTGGAAGCGGGTGCCGATCTGGAACCCGCGCGCCAGATCTTGGTGCTCGTCGGTGCCGGTCAGCGACGACGGGGTGTAGGTCGTGGCAAGCCCCGCGGTGTACCGCCCCTGCCGCGCGAACTCGGCTTGCATCTGCTGCGACGTGACGCCGCCGAGTTCGGGATGCTGCGGGTCGACGGTGGGCTGCGCGATGAACGCCGACCAGAACTTGTCGAACTCGATGAGGTCGGCGGCGACCGTCTGCCGCTCGCCCGAGTAGGTGCGCAGCAGCTGCGGGGCGCTGCGTCCCTGGAGCACGGCTGCGAGCTTCCAGCCCAGGTTGAAGGCATCTTGCATCGATACGTTCATGCCCTGACCTGCCTTGGCCGAGTGAGTATGGCAGGCGTCGCCGGCGATGAACACGTGCGGAATGCGGTCGTCGTCATCGGTCACGTCGTCGAACCGGTCGGCGAGACGCTGCCCCACCTCGTAGACGCTCGACCAGGCGCACTGCTTCACATCGATCGCGTACGGGTGCAAGATCGCGTTGGCCGTGACCGCCAGCTGCTCGGCGGTCGTGGAACGGATGGTGCTGTCGCCGGCGGGAATCTCGCCCAGGTCGACATAGCAGCGCACCATGTTGCCGCCCTCGCGCGGGATCATCAGCAGGCTGCCCTTGCCCGCCGACTGGATCACGTTCTTGGTGCGCCAGTCGGGAAAATCGGTCGTGGCCAGCACGTCCATGACACCCCACGCGTGGTTCGCGGCATCCCCGGCCAGTTCCCGGCCGATCGCCGAACGCACCTTGCTGCGCGCCCCGTCGCAGCCGACGACGTAGTTCGCGTTGACGGTGATCTCTTTGTCGCCGCGGCGCAGCGTCACCTCGACCGGATGGTCGTCGCGCTCGTGCACCGTGAGGGTGACGAACTCGACGCCGTAGTCGGCCTCGAGCCGACTCGCCGAGCGTGCCGCATGCTGCAGCAGGAAGTGCTGCATGCGCGCCTGGTTCACTATCACGTGCGGAAACTCGCTCAGACCCGGTGGGGTGTCCTGCACCCATCCGGTGCGCACGATCTTGGCGCGGTCGTCGTCGCACGGTCCCCAGAAGTGCACCTCGTTGACCCAATAGGCCTCGCGCAGGAGCGCGTCGGCCAGGCCGAACGCCTCGAACATCTCAACCGTGCGGCACGCGACGCCGTCGGCGTGGCCGCGGGTCAGGGGTTCGCCGCGGCGCTCGACGATGCGCGTCGTGATGTCGGGGAACTCCGACAGCTGCGCGGCCAGGACTGTGCCGGCCGGCCCGGTGCCGACGATGAGCACGTCGACCTCTGCGGGAATGTCGCCGGTGCGGGATACCGCCTCCGGCGCCGCCGGCTGCAGGTCGGGATCGCCTGAGCGGTATCCGTCTCGGTAGTACTGCATGCGATCTCCTTCGATCCGTCGGGACGTGCGCACCCACTATATCGTCAGTACCCCAACGATTCTACGGCGCATGCGTCATGAGAAGGTGGGCGCATGGCGAACTCCCCGACGGGCGACTCGGTCACCGAGCGTCTGCTGCGGGTGCTCGAGACCTTCACGCCGACACGCACGGTGCAGACCGCGTCGCAGATCGGCCGCCGTGCGGGCCTGCCGTCGTCGACGGCGCACCGCTTCATCGGTGAGCTGATCGAGACCGGGCTGCTCGAGCGCGACGAAGACCACCGCATCCGCGTGGGCATGCGCCTCTGGGAGCTGGCCACCCGCTCGTCGGCGGCGCTGCGCCTGCGTCAAGCCGCGATGCCGGCGATGGAGCGCGTGCAGGCGCGGGTCGGCGAGCACACCCAGCTGGCCATCCTCGAACAGGGTGAGGCACTTTTCCTCGAGCGGCTGTCGAGCCCGGATGCCACCTCCAACATCACTCGGATCGCCGGCCGCCTGCCTCTGCACGCCTCCAGCTCGGGGTTGGTGCTGCTCGCTCACGCGCCGGCCGAACTGCAGGAGCGCATCCTGACCGGTCCGCTGGCGGCACTGGCCCGCGCCACGATCACCGAGCCGGCGGCGCTGCGGCGCAAGCTCGCCGAGATCCGTCGGCTCGGGCATGCGATAGCCCCGGGATACATCGAAGACGTCGCCACCGGTCTGGCCGTGCCGGTGCGCGATGCCTCGGGCGCCGTCGTGGCCGCTCTGTCGGTGGTGATCGCCCGCGACGCTGCGGTCGAGGCACCTTTGGAGGCGCTGCATCGCGCAAGCCGCGACATCCAGGGCGCCTTACAGGCGTGAGCCCGCTCAAAACTCATCCCATCTGTGCGCAAGAGGCCCGGATAGGGCCGTTTCACCCCTCGAGGCACCGGATGAGTTGCGTTGTGAACACGCAGCGCCGCCAACCGGGCCCGCACGCGGGGCAGAGAGGCGCCAAATTCCCGCCGGATTCTTGTTGAACGAGAAACCAAGCCCCGTCGCCTCCCGCGTCACCCAGAATGAGAGTCGCCCCGCACGTCGAAGGAGACGCCATGACCACCACCGTCCACACCCGGGTCGCCATCGTCGGCGCCGGCCCCGCCGGGCTGCTGCTCGCCCAGCTGCTGCGCGGCGCCGGCATCGACTCGATCGTCGTCGACAGCCGTTCGCGTGACGAGATCGAGCAGACGATCCGCGCCGGCATCCTCGAAGAGGGCACCGTCGAGGCGCTGGTGGCCGCCGGCGTCGACACGCACGCGCACCAGGTCGGAATGCGCCACGACGGCATCGAGCTGCGCTTCGACGGCGCCGGGCACCGCATCGACTTCGCGGACCTGGTCGGCCGCGGGGTGTGGCTGTATCCGCAGCATCTCGTGCTGCAGGATCTGCTGGCAACGCTCGTGCCGGCGGGCGCCGACATCCGATTCGAGACCACCGCGGTGCGCGTCGACGATGTCGACGGCGAGCGCCCGCGCGTGGTCGTGACCGGCCCCGACGGCGCAGAATCCGAGATCGCCGCCGAGATCGTGATCGGCGCCGACGGCTCACACTCCGTGGTCCGCCGGGCGATGTCGGGCTCGCGCGCGGGTCTGTATCGGGAGTATCCCTTCGCGTGGTTCGGGATCCTCTGCGAAGCCCCGCCCAGTGCGCCCGAACTCATCTACAGCAACTCACCGAACGGCTTCGCGCTGATCAGCCAGCGATCCGACACCGTGCAGCGGATGTATTTCCAATGCGACCCCGACGTCGACCCCGCCTCGTACACCCAGGAGCAGCTGTGGGAGATCCTGCAGTCGCGTGTGCCGGGCACGACGCTGCACGAGGGCCCGATCTTCCAACGCGACATGCTGCAGTTCCGCAGCTTCGTGGCGCGCGAGCTGCGCCGCGGACGCGTCGTGTTGGTGGGGGATGCCGCGCACACCGTGCCCCCGACCGGCGCGAAGGGCATGAACCTGGCCATCGCCGACGTGCTACTGCTTCACGGCGCGCTGCGCGCTTTTCTTCTGGAAAACGATCCCCGGCTGCTTGACGGCTATGAGCAGACGGCGCTGCACCGCATCTGGAAGGCCCAGAACTTCTCGTGGTGGATGACCAGCATGTTGCACCAGATGCCCGAGGCGTCGGACTTCGACCGGATGCGGCAGCTGGGCGAACTGCGATCGGTCACCGATTCGCGCGCCGGGCGCACGTATCTCGCCGAGGCCTACACGGGGTGGCCGCTGGAGTTGGGAGGCTGATATGTAGTGATCATCGCGCGGCTACGCACGAGATGTGCGACAGGTCCATCAGCGGCTGAGGTAACCGCCGTCTATCGGCAAATACGCACCGTTCACAAACGACCATCCGTCCTCGGCGACTGCGGCGACGACCTCGCCTACCTCACCAGGTGTTCCCATCCGACCGATCGGGTGCGCCTCGTCCAAGGCTTTCCGCGTCGCATCGTCGAACACCGCTTCCAATCCCGTCTTGATGAAGGCGGGCCCGATTGCAATGGAACGGATGCCCTGTTTTGCATAGTCGACCGCGATCTGCTTGGTGAGGCCGATCACGGCGTGTTTCGCTGCAACGTACGGTGCGAGGCCCGGAAAACCGACCGTGCCGAGAATCGACGCGATGTTCACAATGACACCTCCGCCGTGTTCCACCATTGCAGGGATCTGCGCCTGGATGCCGTTGAACACTCCGTCGAGGTCCACGGAGAGTGTACGGCGCCAGACATCGGCAGGGACCTCAGCAATCGGATGCGGCGGCGGAGCCACTCCTGCGTTGTTCACGGCGACGTCGAGTCTGCCGTACATCAGCACCGCATGCGCGACCAGCGCGACGGAGTCGGCGGACGACGTCACATCGACGTGGAATGCTCGCGCCTCGCCAGCTTCCTCAGCGATCAACCGCGCGGTCTCGGCGGCAGCCTCGTCAGCGATGTCGGCGACGACAACGCGGGCACCACGCGCTGCCAGCCGGATGGCGATGGAACGGCCGAGACCCGCTCCGGCGCCGGTCACGACAGCGACTTTTCCCTGCAAGGACGACATGATCTGAGTCTCCTTTACTCGATCACCGTGGTACTGCTGGTCACTCAGGTCCACGCCATGTGCAGCCACTCACTGCTTGGCGTAGGTGAGCGCGTTCTTGTATTCACCGAGCGGGATGCTGCCAGGTGCGAGGACCTCGGGAGAGACTCGCACGCGCAACTCCTGCCTAACGGCCTCGGCGATCTCAGCGGCCAGGCGCGCCGCCTCGCTGTCGTCAGCAGCGAGCTCGATCTCGAGCGGGATGGGGTCATCGAACCGAACCTGATCGTTGCTGTCCTTCCGGACTCGCAGCGAGCCAACGGCGCTACCGCCAACCTGCATCGCGATGTCGCGAATCGCCGACGGATACACGTTCATCGCCTTGTAGATGAGCATGTCGTCAGTGCGGCCGATGCAGCGCACCGTGGGGGTTGTGCGCCCGCATCGACACGCGACGCCGGTGACGGACAGCTGGTCGCGCGAGCGGAACCGAACCACCGGGCATGCCTCGCGATCGATGGTCGTGTAGACGGCTTCGCCCGTGACACCGGGCTCCCACGGCAAGTGGGCCCCGGTCTCGGGATCAATGAGTTCAACGAGCACGTGCGGCGCGGCCGTGAAGTGCATCCCGTGCCCTTCGGCACACTCAGCCCACAAGACCGGCAGCACGTCGCCGAGCCCCATGATCTCGCTGACCCTCGTGGCCCCCCAGACGTCCGCGATGCGCTCGCGGATCTCGGGCGCGCCCAGACCGGGCTCTCCCCCGGCGATCACGGTCCGCACGGCCAGTTCGCGGGCAGGTCGCCCCAGTTCCGCCTCACACTTCTCGGCGAAGAAAGTTGCAAAGGACGCGGTCCCCAACAGTGTGTTTACGCCGAGCCTGTTAATCATGGCGACCATCCGCGTCATGGTCTGACCCCCCACCCACGCCAGTGTTCCGCCAGCCTCGCGGATGCCATCGGCATACGCGATGCCACCAGCGACCATGGGCATTCCTGTGGTGTGAGCGGTCAGGCTGCCACGGCCGATGCCCGCGGTCGCAAACGCAGAGCCCACCGCCCGCTTCCACGCCGTCCAGTCCGCTACGGTGACGCCGAAGAACATCGGATCTCCTGTCGTGCCCGACGATGAAATGACCTGCACGAGGTCGCGCGTGGCCGCCACCTGGAGCCCACCCAGCGGCTGCTCCCGGGTGGCATCGGCCTGCATCGCACGCAGTTCTCCCTTCGTCATGAACGGCAGGTCGGCGAGAGAATCGACCGTACCGAACTGCCCCGGTTCGACACCGGCGAGCCGCTCCCGCCACGCTATTGAGGCGCCTCGGAGCCGCCTCAACAGATCCGGCACCTGCGCGGCGAGGTCAGATTGCCGGGTTGCCCAGTCGCGAGGATCCCGCATCCCCTCCATCTCAGCCATGTGTGTGCCCCTCCGGCAGCGACGACCGCTTGCCCGTCGGTATCGCACCGGTGGCCACGCCGAATACGTTTGATGTGATTCGATCCATCAGCGGGATCGAAGCCGTTCGGGATTCGGCCTGTTTCGCCACCCATACTGTCTCGGGTCGGCACTGCAGCAGCATGATGTTGTCGGGCCCCGGGACCTCGCGGTCGACGGCGAACTCGATGTCCTGTGGCGCCTTGTGTAGCTTCTCGAGCACCTTGCCCAGGCGTGCGATCGCGATCGCCTCGTCGTCAGTGAGGCAGAACCGCGCGACCCGCTCGTCGTCCACCGCGCGACTGGTATGCCCGTCGACATACTCAATGCGTTTGTCACCCAACTTCTTTTCGATGACACCGAAGTTGATCTTGTCGATCGCGAACCGATCGGGGCTGACTTCGCCGCCGACGACGGCGAGTCCCACACCCCAGCTCGCCTCTATCACGATGCGTGAGCGGTCACCGGTGCTCGGACTGACCGTGAACATCACACCCGACGACCGAGCCTTAACGGTCTTCTGCACGACCACGGCCATCGAGACCTCCAGCGGCGACAGTTCGCGGTCGAGCGCATATGTGAGGGCATGCGGGGTAAACGCACTTCCCCAGCACCGCTTGACGTGCTCGACGACGTCGTCAACGCCGACGATGCCGAGGAATGTCTCGTACTCTCCGGCGAAGCTCGACTCGGCGGTGTCCTCGGCCGTCGCACTCGAGCGCACAGCCACCGAGACATCTCCAATTCCGAGCCGGTCACCAAGTTCGCGATACCGGAGGCCGATCGCATCCGCGATATCGTCAGCGACCGTCGCTGCGGAAAATTCCCGCTCGATCAGTCGTGCCACCACGATGAGTTGCTCTTGGTCGGAGAGATCGTGCGAGAGCAGAATCTCACCGATCCGCTCGTTGATCCCGGAGCCCTCGAGGAACGCCCGGTGTGCGTCGGTGGTCACTGCGAACCCAGGTGCCACCGAAAGTCCTTCCTGCGTCATACGAGCAAGTCCCAGCGTCTTGCCCCCGACCAACTGCACGTCCAGCGCCTCTGGCGAGCTGAAATCGACCGTGATCATGCCAGCACCACCTGCCCTGCGCCGCCGTCGACTCTGATCCGCTGGCCGGTCGTGATGCGTGAGGTCGCAAAGCCGGTGCCTACCACGGCCGGCAGGCCGTACTCGCGACAGACGATGGCCGCATGGCACATCATCCCGCCGATGTCGGTGACCACCGCCGCCGCGATGGAGAACCCCGAGCCCCAAGATGGTGCGGTGATCGGTGCGACGAGGATCTCACCCGGCTGTAGCGAGGGCAGGTCCTTCTCCGTCAGGATGATGCGCGCCGGACCCTCGACGACGCCGGGAGCTGCAGCGGCTCCGGTAAGTCGATCGCCGTCACTACCGCCCGCGCCCAGCCAGTCACGGATCCGGTCGGTGGTAACTCCATAGTTCATGATCGCGAACGGGTCAGTGATCTCGTCGGGCGGCGTTCCCAATGCAGGCAGTGCGGGAGCAGCCCGCAGCGCCGACATGATGACGCGTCGCCGCTCCACTTCGGCCTGCCACTTCTGTGCGCCCCGCGGTGCGACACCGATCGCATGGGCCGCGACGAGGTCGTTGAGCGCCTCATCGAGTTCGAACCGGTTGAGGTAGAAGATGTCCTCCGGATCGAGCAGGAACCCGGCGTCGGTAACGACTTTCGCCAACTCGCGGATCTTGTCGAAGAACGCCGAGTGCGTCCAGTGCTCAACGTAGATGTTGTGCTCTTCGATAAACGGGAACACGTTGCGCGCCAGACCCAGCATCTCGTCAAACTGTGCCTGCTCGTCAGGCGAAAGCAACGAACGGTATTCATCGACGATCTCATCGCGCTCATCGCGTAGCGAATCAACGTCTCGGGTGATGTCTTCGCCCTCCCGGAGCATCCCGATGTAACGGATGATGCCGTCGAACGGGATCTTCGGGTCGGTGAGCCAGGTGTCCTGGTCGTGCAGAAACCCATACTCGGCAAAGTAG is drawn from Microbacterium protaetiae and contains these coding sequences:
- a CDS encoding MarR family winged helix-turn-helix transcriptional regulator, producing MMDAAAGEAGIDEAFAAEPQRHLGYLIRRAQQRHVATWARVASTETTSVQYAILAVLDRLGEASQRELCDEVDLDRSTVADLLARMERRGLLTRRRSSGDARRNVVTLTGEGLAERRRLGPLVEQVQRELAAGMPPGELAALESGLRALLASGA
- a CDS encoding FAD-dependent monooxygenase, whose product is MQYYRDGYRSGDPDLQPAAPEAVSRTGDIPAEVDVLIVGTGPAGTVLAAQLSEFPDITTRIVERRGEPLTRGHADGVACRTVEMFEAFGLADALLREAYWVNEVHFWGPCDDDRAKIVRTGWVQDTPPGLSEFPHVIVNQARMQHFLLQHAARSASRLEADYGVEFVTLTVHERDDHPVEVTLRRGDKEITVNANYVVGCDGARSKVRSAIGRELAGDAANHAWGVMDVLATTDFPDWRTKNVIQSAGKGSLLMIPREGGNMVRCYVDLGEIPAGDSTIRSTTAEQLAVTANAILHPYAIDVKQCAWSSVYEVGQRLADRFDDVTDDDDRIPHVFIAGDACHTHSAKAGQGMNVSMQDAFNLGWKLAAVLQGRSAPQLLRTYSGERQTVAADLIEFDKFWSAFIAQPTVDPQHPELGGVTSQQMQAEFARQGRYTAGLATTYTPSSLTGTDEHQDLARGFQIGTRFHSSPAVRVADAYRGELGHVHRADGRWRLYAFGDADGSALRELAQWLTDAAQSPIARFTAASADIDSVIDVRAVFHADHHDVDLGELPEILLPRSGSLGLQDWEKVWAVGADADIFAARGISDRGAVVIVRPDQYVAHVLPLDARDELTDFFGGFLLPVEAE
- a CDS encoding IclR family transcriptional regulator; the protein is MANSPTGDSVTERLLRVLETFTPTRTVQTASQIGRRAGLPSSTAHRFIGELIETGLLERDEDHRIRVGMRLWELATRSSAALRLRQAAMPAMERVQARVGEHTQLAILEQGEALFLERLSSPDATSNITRIAGRLPLHASSSGLVLLAHAPAELQERILTGPLAALARATITEPAALRRKLAEIRRLGHAIAPGYIEDVATGLAVPVRDASGAVVAALSVVIARDAAVEAPLEALHRASRDIQGALQA
- a CDS encoding 4-hydroxybenzoate 3-monooxygenase encodes the protein MTTTVHTRVAIVGAGPAGLLLAQLLRGAGIDSIVVDSRSRDEIEQTIRAGILEEGTVEALVAAGVDTHAHQVGMRHDGIELRFDGAGHRIDFADLVGRGVWLYPQHLVLQDLLATLVPAGADIRFETTAVRVDDVDGERPRVVVTGPDGAESEIAAEIVIGADGSHSVVRRAMSGSRAGLYREYPFAWFGILCEAPPSAPELIYSNSPNGFALISQRSDTVQRMYFQCDPDVDPASYTQEQLWEILQSRVPGTTLHEGPIFQRDMLQFRSFVARELRRGRVVLVGDAAHTVPPTGAKGMNLAIADVLLLHGALRAFLLENDPRLLDGYEQTALHRIWKAQNFSWWMTSMLHQMPEASDFDRMRQLGELRSVTDSRAGRTYLAEAYTGWPLELGG
- a CDS encoding SDR family NAD(P)-dependent oxidoreductase gives rise to the protein MDLSDQQYHGDRVKETQIMSSLQGKVAVVTGAGAGLGRSIAIRLAARGARVVVADIADEAAAETARLIAEEAGEARAFHVDVTSSADSVALVAHAVLMYGRLDVAVNNAGVAPPPHPIAEVPADVWRRTLSVDLDGVFNGIQAQIPAMVEHGGGVIVNIASILGTVGFPGLAPYVAAKHAVIGLTKQIAVDYAKQGIRSIAIGPAFIKTGLEAVFDDATRKALDEAHPIGRMGTPGEVGEVVAAVAEDGWSFVNGAYLPIDGGYLSR
- a CDS encoding phenylacetate--CoA ligase family protein; the protein is MAEMEGMRDPRDWATRQSDLAAQVPDLLRRLRGASIAWRERLAGVEPGQFGTVDSLADLPFMTKGELRAMQADATREQPLGGLQVAATRDLVQVISSSGTTGDPMFFGVTVADWTAWKRAVGSAFATAGIGRGSLTAHTTGMPMVAGGIAYADGIREAGGTLAWVGGQTMTRMVAMINRLGVNTLLGTASFATFFAEKCEAELGRPARELAVRTVIAGGEPGLGAPEIRERIADVWGATRVSEIMGLGDVLPVLWAECAEGHGMHFTAAPHVLVELIDPETGAHLPWEPGVTGEAVYTTIDREACPVVRFRSRDQLSVTGVACRCGRTTPTVRCIGRTDDMLIYKAMNVYPSAIRDIAMQVGGSAVGSLRVRKDSNDQVRFDDPIPLEIELAADDSEAARLAAEIAEAVRQELRVRVSPEVLAPGSIPLGEYKNALTYAKQ
- a CDS encoding PEP/pyruvate-binding domain-containing protein, producing MITVDFSSPEALDVQLVGGKTLGLARMTQEGLSVAPGFAVTTDAHRAFLEGSGINERIGEILLSHDLSDQEQLIVVARLIEREFSAATVADDIADAIGLRYRELGDRLGIGDVSVAVRSSATAEDTAESSFAGEYETFLGIVGVDDVVEHVKRCWGSAFTPHALTYALDRELSPLEVSMAVVVQKTVKARSSGVMFTVSPSTGDRSRIVIEASWGVGLAVVGGEVSPDRFAIDKINFGVIEKKLGDKRIEYVDGHTSRAVDDERVARFCLTDDEAIAIARLGKVLEKLHKAPQDIEFAVDREVPGPDNIMLLQCRPETVWVAKQAESRTASIPLMDRITSNVFGVATGAIPTGKRSSLPEGHTHG
- a CDS encoding PEP-utilizing enzyme, with product MADTRFPFFREWPPPAGAEDWASMYPYFTTAQPEGKDVEDARLWFADTMHWSRAVHPLDSIGAEAVYLGAGQSSARIFALPTSLGLDMRIVNGYVYISPTGVTDPDRINERLAHFQERAGYYYANWDILYSQWKDKMLELVKRMRAITFPALAEYEPLEVVTEARGRSTAWDLISGYHELIEEFFLAWQHHFEFLNLGYGGYITFFQTCKQFFPEITDQSVARMVAGVDVLAFRPDNELRGLARTAVDSGVADVIVEMRDPDAVAAALDATPAGRDWLAKLEKAKDPWFNYFAEYGFLHDQDTWLTDPKIPFDGIIRYIGMLREGEDITRDVDSLRDERDEIVDEYRSLLSPDEQAQFDEMLGLARNVFPFIEEHNIYVEHWTHSAFFDKIRELAKVVTDAGFLLDPEDIFYLNRFELDEALNDLVAAHAIGVAPRGAQKWQAEVERRRVIMSALRAAPALPALGTPPDEITDPFAIMNYGVTTDRIRDWLGAGGSDGDRLTGAAAAPGVVEGPARIILTEKDLPSLQPGEILVAPITAPSWGSGFSIAAAVVTDIGGMMCHAAIVCREYGLPAVVGTGFATSRITTGQRIRVDGGAGQVVLA